Within the Chromobacterium paludis genome, the region ATGGTAGCCAGGTCGTATTGGGCCCAATCCATGCCGAAGCCCAGGTGGCCGCCAGCCAAGGGGCCTTCCACCACCACGTAGTCAGGCAGCCGTCCCGTGCGTCCATTTTTCTTCAGGAACAGCTGCAGGGCGCGCAAGGAAGAAACGATGATGCCGAGCTTGGCATCATGAAAACGCGGATGATCTTCTATCAGCGCGAAGGAGCCCAAATGCAGGCCCGCGGCAAGGGTGATGCCGTCTATGCCAGCATCCAGCGCGGCGCGCATGCGCACCCGCAACGTCTCCTTGGGCGCGTTCATGGTCAGTTTTTCCATGCAATTGATGAAGACCAGGCCTTCGCCGCGCTTCTGTTGCATGGCATTGCCGACATGCAGCCGGGTGGCTTCCTCCAGCACGCCAAGGTCGAACTGCACCACGGACTTGTCTGGATTCTCCACATTGAACTTGTACTGCGCCAGCTTGTTCTTGACGAACTTGGTGCTGAAACGGCGATCCGTCACCGTTGGCACCATCGCGTCGGATATGTGGCCGACGCCGCCCAGCCTGGCCGCTTCCAGCGCCAAGCTGGCGGTGGAAATGTCCACCCCCATGCCGCCTATCATGATAGGCACCAGTTGTTTGCTGCCCAGCTGCAGGCGAAAATCATCAACGCACTTCATCTTGACGGCTCTCCTTAATGCTGGACGCGATTATCCTCCGCCCATCCGGCAAAATCCATTTTTTTAGAGTTTTTGCTCATGCAATCGGCTTTGGCAGGGCTGCCGCCACCCTGGCGCGCAGCTCCGGCAACAGCTCTTGCTCGAACCAAGGGTTCTTGCGCAGCCATGAGGCATTGCGCGGACTTGGATGCGGCAAGGGAATCGCGCCGGGCAGATACGCCCGCCAAGCGGCCACCGTCAGGGTCAGATTCTTTTGCCGCTGCGCCAGGTGATAGGCTTGCGCATGCTCGCCCACCGCCAGCACCAGGCGCACTTCGCTCAATAGGGGCAGCAGTCGCGCATGCCACAAGGCCCGGCATTCCGCCCTGGGCGGCAAGTCGCCGTTGCGGCCGCTGCCCGGATAGCAAAAACCCATGGGCACGATGGCAAAACAGGCCGGATCATAAAACGTTGCTGCATCCGCCCCCAGCCAATCGCGCAAACGGTCGCCGCTGGCGTCGCGCCATGGCACGCCGCTTTCATGGGCCTGTCGTCCCGGCGCCTGGCCCGCCAACAGAATGCGCGCCTCCGAAGCGACACGCAGCATCGGCCTAGGCTCCTTAGGCAGGCACATGGCGCAGGCCCGACAGGAAGCAATCTCCGCCAACAAACCGTTCAACGCGTTCGCGCCCATCGCCTTGGCCTCCTGTCAGGCAACGCTGCCCAGCAATGCCCTGGGGTCCAACCCGTCGTCCCCGTCCATCTCCAACAGCAATCCACTCGCCCCCACCGCCCAGGCCGCGGCTGACAGCGCCGGCGCCAACGCGACACCGCCAGCGGCGACGGGCGACACGATAAGCGGCAGATGCGTCTCGCGGCGCACCCAGGCCAGTTCGCCCACATCCAGGCCCGCCGCCTCGCCCTCCCGACCGCAATCGCACAGCACAATGCGGTGGTTGCCGCCGGCGGCCACTTGCTCCGCCGCCAAGAGCCATTCATCCGGCATGTATCGATTATTCCTTTGCAAGATGACAGGCTTGTTGATGCGCCCCACCTCGCGCAGCAGCTCGACTTGGCGCAGGCATCTCGGCGGCAGCAGCAAAGCGGCGAACTCCTGCTCCAGGCATACGTCCAGCATCCGGGGATCGCTCAGTTCCGCCACGGCGGCCAAGCCGTGTTCGGCCGCCGCATCGCTCAACGCCTCCATTTCCGCGACGCCGAAGGCCCGGTAGCGATAAGGGTGCTCATGCGCCGATCCGCCCGCAAACAGCAGCCCGCCTCCCGCCGCCTTGACGCGCAGGGCG harbors:
- a CDS encoding nitronate monooxygenase — its product is MKCVDDFRLQLGSKQLVPIMIGGMGVDISTASLALEAARLGGVGHISDAMVPTVTDRRFSTKFVKNKLAQYKFNVENPDKSVVQFDLGVLEEATRLHVGNAMQQKRGEGLVFINCMEKLTMNAPKETLRVRMRAALDAGIDGITLAAGLHLGSFALIEDHPRFHDAKLGIIVSSLRALQLFLKKNGRTGRLPDYVVVEGPLAGGHLGFGMDWAQYDLATIFTEIRDWLKAEQLDIPLIPAGGIFTGSDAAGYLEAGAGAVQVATRFTVTRECGLPEKVQQEYFKASEEDIEVNQLSPTGYPMRMIKSCPAIGDGIRPNCEAYGYLLDAKGSCSYIEAYHKAHEANPGARRVPVWEKTCLCTHMRNFDCWTCGHYAYRLKDTTHRLADGSYQLLSAEHVFMDYQHSKDQHIALPKKVECLLAG
- a CDS encoding uracil-DNA glycosylase family protein codes for the protein MLRVASEARILLAGQAPGRQAHESGVPWRDASGDRLRDWLGADAATFYDPACFAIVPMGFCYPGSGRNGDLPPRAECRALWHARLLPLLSEVRLVLAVGEHAQAYHLAQRQKNLTLTVAAWRAYLPGAIPLPHPSPRNASWLRKNPWFEQELLPELRARVAAALPKPIA
- a CDS encoding 3-deoxy-7-phosphoheptulonate synthase (catalyzes the formation of 3-deoxy-D-arabino-hept-2-ulosonate 7-phosphate from phosphoenolpyruvate and D-erythrose 4-phosphate), yielding MIIVMSAVAGPAEIDAVVARIEAQGLSAHVSRGSERTVIGAVGEERGLEPAWFECLPGVERALRVVSDYRIVSRESQQQDSAVRIGAVTFGAGGAAWLGGCVRHASRDALAAVALRVKAAGGGLLFAGGSAHEHPYRYRAFGVAEMEALSDAAAEHGLAAVAELSDPRMLDVCLEQEFAALLLPPRCLRQVELLREVGRINKPVILQRNNRYMPDEWLLAAEQVAAGGNHRIVLCDCGREGEAAGLDVGELAWVRRETHLPLIVSPVAAGGVALAPALSAAAWAVGASGLLLEMDGDDGLDPRALLGSVA